In Prosthecochloris sp. GSB1, the following proteins share a genomic window:
- a CDS encoding ABC transporter permease — MHRKGMPRFLNKAGRRNGITLAVSLFLIAGLWQLTSLTAGLVRGVAFPTPLETFQRLLELLSGETLSGHSIFLHVTESLRRWIAGFTIAALLGISWGVVAGRYPTIEAVTVQIPHLLLLIPGLAWIPVAILLFGIGEWATVFMIAVSAFAPVAVNVLSGIKNVDITLLRAARMLGANERVIFSRVLIPGALPSILSGLRIGLGTGWRVLVAAEMIVGTGTGLGYSIIQARWTFDYASSFACIAIICLIGLLVERIVFAQLELRTVERWSLKSEQQ, encoded by the coding sequence ATGCATCGGAAAGGAATGCCCCGTTTTCTGAACAAAGCCGGTCGCCGAAACGGCATTACCCTCGCCGTCTCGTTGTTCCTCATAGCGGGGCTCTGGCAGCTTACTTCGCTGACCGCCGGCCTTGTTCGCGGTGTCGCTTTCCCGACTCCGCTCGAAACATTCCAGCGATTGCTGGAACTGCTGTCGGGGGAAACGCTTTCAGGCCATTCCATTTTCCTGCACGTAACTGAAAGCCTCCGAAGATGGATTGCCGGATTCACGATAGCTGCCCTGCTCGGCATATCGTGGGGCGTCGTCGCGGGAAGGTATCCGACCATCGAGGCGGTTACAGTGCAGATCCCGCACCTCCTCCTCCTCATCCCTGGTCTGGCATGGATCCCCGTGGCGATCCTGCTTTTCGGAATAGGAGAATGGGCCACCGTCTTCATGATCGCCGTTTCGGCTTTCGCACCAGTGGCGGTCAACGTCCTGTCGGGGATAAAGAACGTCGATATCACCCTGCTGCGCGCCGCAAGAATGCTCGGAGCTAACGAACGGGTCATTTTTTCCCGTGTGCTGATACCCGGCGCGCTGCCGTCGATACTCAGCGGTCTGCGCATTGGCCTGGGAACGGGATGGCGGGTGCTTGTAGCGGCTGAAATGATCGTCGGAACCGGTACGGGACTGGGCTATTCGATCATCCAGGCACGATGGACTTTCGATTACGCCTCCTCGTTCGCCTGTATCGCCATCATATGCCTCATCGGGCTCCTGGTGGAGCGGATAGTCTTCGCCCAACTCGAACTGCGGACAGTCGAACGCTGGTCACTGAAGTCAGAACAACAATGA
- a CDS encoding DUF5714 domain-containing protein: MDYHISDWNRLVSGNTPVYVSRSTANWFVPNAAGDRILRQLAAEAGQNGSAERLAFLSRLPENNASAYEGRRSSLDLENIRELWFHLTNRCNMRCAHCLFSSEPSATGALDAETVLRLAGEAWLTGCRLFALTGGEPLVHPDINAILRGLLDLEGSHVALLTNGLLAEKLIRDFSLELDRLHLQISIDGIGAEHDAIRGKGAFGRLTANLRSIRSAGVPCTLSMCVTRDNMTEMERVVDYASANEVSNVHFMWYFIRGRGERERFAQPDELFECLRRAAEKAARLGVHIDNLESLRTQVFAPPGTIHDGSNAGWESLAVGDDGKLYPTPALVGNEELATPIERGLVAAWKESPVLERIRNASIVDTRSAMRYILGGGDLDHSYSHDRSFSGSDPYLPLHEAIALWLIARSAPPDARQNLKPALRLRMGEILESCGARGKVALTHSNCLLAAATKESLASIREFYSSAAGDRKEEILNPVGYDPALIDHIPEAFRFRGYGCGSPVMDAAIGEGEHVVDLGCGSGVECFIAARLTGRNGSVTGIDMLDQMLSLAEKARPGVRASLGYGNVTFRKGLLEALPIGDGSADVVISNCVMNLSLDKRKAYGEILRVLKPGGRMVISDVVCETEPDASIRNDESLRGECIAGALTETHLLSLLEETGFENIQLVKRFPYRTVNGHRFFSLTTRACKPKASEIVTGMYRGPLPWMLTDSGTLLFRGKAATLGRREAEELGDMLFLLDNQGYVINIEAENCCSCAVAPEEKPAQTEAPPRQKNANHASGCMVCGAPLVCEERESKRSCNYCGRTYTTQTICQDGHYVCDDCHADDAVEVIRHLCLTTRETDMLKLFERIRSHPAVKVHGPEYHAMVPGIILSTWRNLGGDLIDMNIESGINRGKTITGGSCGFMGICGAAAGAGIAFSIMLRANPLKPRERKSAQQVTATILSRIARLEAVRCCQRDCWIALAESAKLSKGLFDIPLRATHVIECSQKKLNKECIGKECPVF, encoded by the coding sequence ATGGATTACCACATTTCTGACTGGAACCGCCTGGTTTCCGGAAACACGCCCGTCTATGTCAGCCGTTCCACCGCCAACTGGTTCGTGCCGAACGCAGCTGGCGACAGGATTCTCAGGCAGCTCGCGGCGGAAGCCGGACAGAACGGCAGTGCCGAACGCCTCGCCTTTCTCTCGCGCCTTCCGGAAAACAACGCTTCGGCTTACGAGGGAAGACGTTCATCGCTCGATCTCGAAAACATCCGCGAACTCTGGTTCCACCTTACCAACCGGTGCAACATGCGTTGCGCCCACTGCCTGTTCTCTTCAGAACCATCGGCAACCGGCGCACTGGATGCGGAGACCGTTCTGCGTCTCGCCGGCGAAGCCTGGCTAACGGGCTGTCGCCTGTTCGCTCTCACGGGAGGAGAGCCGCTCGTTCACCCCGACATCAATGCAATCCTACGCGGGCTGCTCGATCTCGAGGGTTCGCATGTCGCACTCCTGACCAACGGACTTCTGGCGGAAAAACTCATACGGGACTTTTCCCTGGAACTCGACAGGCTGCATTTGCAGATCAGCATCGACGGCATCGGCGCAGAACACGATGCGATACGGGGAAAAGGCGCGTTCGGACGGCTTACGGCAAACCTGCGGAGCATTCGTTCGGCCGGCGTCCCCTGCACGCTTTCAATGTGCGTCACGCGCGACAACATGACCGAAATGGAACGCGTCGTCGACTATGCCTCGGCAAACGAGGTTTCAAACGTCCATTTCATGTGGTACTTCATCCGGGGACGAGGCGAGAGGGAGCGGTTCGCTCAGCCGGACGAACTCTTCGAATGCCTGCGCAGAGCAGCGGAAAAAGCAGCGCGTCTCGGCGTCCACATCGACAACCTCGAATCGCTCAGGACACAGGTGTTCGCTCCTCCCGGCACGATCCACGACGGCAGCAACGCCGGCTGGGAATCACTGGCCGTGGGCGACGACGGGAAGCTCTATCCTACTCCCGCTCTTGTGGGCAACGAGGAACTCGCCACACCGATCGAGCGGGGACTCGTGGCCGCATGGAAAGAAAGTCCGGTGCTCGAACGCATCAGGAACGCTTCGATTGTCGATACCCGCTCAGCCATGCGTTACATCCTTGGTGGAGGAGACCTCGATCACAGCTACAGCCACGACAGGTCTTTTTCTGGATCCGACCCCTACCTGCCGCTCCATGAAGCGATCGCCCTCTGGCTCATCGCCCGTTCAGCTCCGCCTGACGCACGGCAAAACCTGAAGCCGGCTCTCCGCCTGCGGATGGGGGAGATACTCGAAAGCTGCGGCGCGCGCGGCAAGGTCGCCCTCACGCATTCGAACTGCCTGCTTGCGGCGGCCACGAAGGAAAGCCTCGCCTCGATCAGAGAATTCTACAGTTCCGCGGCAGGAGACCGCAAGGAAGAGATACTCAATCCAGTCGGATACGATCCCGCGCTGATCGACCACATTCCCGAAGCCTTCAGGTTCAGGGGTTATGGCTGCGGCAGTCCTGTCATGGACGCGGCTATCGGTGAAGGAGAGCACGTCGTCGACCTCGGATGCGGCAGCGGCGTGGAATGCTTCATCGCCGCCCGCCTGACCGGCAGGAACGGCTCCGTAACCGGCATCGACATGCTCGATCAGATGCTGTCGCTTGCAGAAAAAGCCAGGCCCGGCGTCAGGGCGTCGCTTGGTTACGGCAACGTGACCTTCAGAAAGGGTCTGCTCGAAGCCTTGCCTATCGGGGACGGGTCCGCCGATGTCGTCATCTCCAACTGCGTCATGAACCTCTCTCTCGACAAGAGAAAAGCCTACGGAGAAATCCTGCGCGTACTCAAACCAGGCGGCAGAATGGTCATTTCAGACGTCGTCTGCGAAACGGAGCCCGATGCGTCGATCCGCAATGACGAATCGCTCAGGGGAGAATGCATCGCAGGGGCACTGACGGAAACCCACCTGCTCTCGCTGCTCGAGGAAACAGGCTTCGAGAACATACAGCTCGTCAAGCGGTTTCCCTACAGGACCGTAAACGGTCACCGGTTTTTCTCGCTCACCACGAGGGCATGCAAACCGAAAGCCTCGGAAATCGTGACCGGAATGTATCGTGGTCCGCTGCCCTGGATGCTCACCGACAGCGGCACGCTGCTCTTCAGGGGAAAAGCGGCCACCCTCGGACGGCGTGAGGCTGAGGAACTCGGCGACATGCTCTTCCTGCTCGACAACCAGGGTTACGTCATCAATATCGAAGCGGAAAACTGCTGTTCGTGCGCAGTTGCGCCGGAAGAAAAACCGGCGCAAACAGAAGCGCCTCCGCGGCAGAAAAATGCAAACCATGCCTCTGGATGCATGGTTTGCGGCGCGCCGCTCGTCTGTGAAGAACGGGAATCGAAAAGATCCTGCAATTACTGCGGCAGAACGTATACGACGCAGACCATCTGCCAGGACGGCCACTATGTCTGCGACGATTGCCACGCCGACGATGCGGTCGAAGTCATCCGCCATCTCTGTCTGACCACCCGCGAAACGGACATGCTCAAACTCTTCGAGCGCATCCGCTCACATCCCGCCGTCAAGGTCCACGGGCCGGAATACCACGCCATGGTTCCCGGCATCATCCTTTCAACCTGGCGCAATCTCGGCGGCGACCTGATCGACATGAACATCGAAAGCGGCATCAACCGGGGAAAAACCATAACCGGAGGTTCCTGCGGGTTTATGGGAATCTGCGGGGCGGCGGCCGGAGCCGGCATCGCCTTCAGCATCATGCTCAGGGCAAATCCCCTCAAACCGCGGGAACGCAAGTCCGCACAACAGGTCACGGCGACGATTCTCAGCCGCATCGCCCGTCTCGAAGCCGTCAGATGCTGCCAGCGCGACTGCTGGATAGCTCTTGCAGAGAGCGCAAAACTCTCGAAAGGACTGTTCGACATCCCGCTCAGGGCGACACATGTCATCGAGTGCTCGCAGAAAAAGCTGAACAAGGAATGCATCGGAAAGGAATGCCCCGTTTTCTGA
- a CDS encoding DUF2490 domain-containing protein produces MIRGIQALALFMTLQCFSLLNTSLAGDDIHLWNTLTLSHSINENWRLHFGTDQKFVDDISKHGIRTVFTGTSYKAANNLFFGFEIRHHEKKSGGQWLEENRFAPFMIWKNTFDSLSLTFRERTELRTREGNENWVSRNLLKLAVVSGTASPYVSNELFYDLTAATFTENRLSIGLDLAVFKNLNTSLYYLYKSNEKDRGWSVTNVFGTSLTLHP; encoded by the coding sequence ATGATCCGCGGCATACAAGCTCTCGCACTGTTCATGACGTTGCAGTGCTTCTCCCTGCTGAACACTTCCCTGGCGGGCGATGACATCCACTTGTGGAACACACTGACCCTCAGCCACTCCATCAACGAAAACTGGCGCCTGCATTTCGGTACCGACCAGAAATTCGTCGACGACATCTCGAAGCACGGCATCCGGACGGTTTTTACTGGAACCAGCTACAAGGCGGCAAACAATCTTTTCTTCGGATTCGAAATCCGTCATCATGAAAAAAAGTCCGGCGGACAGTGGCTTGAAGAAAACCGTTTTGCTCCTTTCATGATCTGGAAAAACACGTTCGATTCTCTTTCCCTGACGTTTCGTGAACGAACCGAATTGCGAACCAGGGAAGGAAACGAAAACTGGGTCAGCCGCAACTTGCTCAAGCTCGCCGTCGTCTCAGGAACGGCCTCGCCCTATGTTTCCAATGAACTGTTCTATGACCTGACGGCAGCGACGTTCACGGAAAACCGTCTGTCTATCGGTCTCGACCTCGCTGTTTTCAAGAACCTGAACACCTCGCTCTACTACCTCTACAAGTCGAATGAAAAAGACCGCGGGTGGTCCGTAACCAACGTTTTCGGCACCTCGCTGACGCTGCATCCGTGA
- a CDS encoding DUF2490 domain-containing protein — translation MQSRVTVVAPLLLSEQWEIRSGLTRISFNDLSELELQSLYTGPYYRFSETLKAGLEYRHMDKRINGQWVPENRLSSVLVYRADRSPLSVMLRKRLEYRSRGKGYGTEWRARSFAAITLAGEGPSPFLSNELYYNASEGRIERNTFSAGIGVAVTPRIRTELYYEYETENFGRGRERLNIVGTSLTILL, via the coding sequence ATGCAGTCGCGCGTCACGGTGGTTGCGCCGCTGCTGCTGTCCGAACAGTGGGAAATCAGGTCGGGCCTGACTCGCATCTCTTTCAACGATCTTTCCGAACTGGAACTCCAGTCCCTCTACACCGGCCCCTACTACCGGTTTTCAGAAACCCTGAAGGCCGGTCTCGAATACCGCCACATGGACAAGAGAATCAACGGGCAATGGGTTCCGGAAAATCGTCTGAGCTCCGTTCTCGTCTATCGCGCCGACCGGTCGCCACTCTCCGTCATGCTCCGTAAAAGGCTCGAATACCGTTCCAGGGGAAAAGGCTACGGCACGGAGTGGAGAGCCCGGAGCTTCGCTGCAATCACACTGGCCGGCGAAGGCCCCTCCCCCTTTCTCTCGAACGAGCTGTACTACAACGCCAGCGAAGGCCGGATAGAACGAAACACCTTCTCGGCCGGCATCGGTGTGGCTGTTACCCCAAGGATCCGCACTGAACTCTATTACGAATACGAAACGGAAAATTTCGGTCGGGGCCGGGAAAGGCTCAACATCGTCGGAACCTCCCTGACCATCCTGTTATAG
- a CDS encoding bacteriochlorophyll c-binding family protein — protein MNKSSGAFVNGAEAYGRFLEVFIDGHWWVVGDYLENVGKCTKRLGANAYPHLYGGGASAGLKGASPEVSGYARPTKQIVSRFRD, from the coding sequence ATGAATAAAAGTTCCGGCGCATTTGTAAACGGAGCGGAAGCATACGGAAGGTTTCTCGAGGTTTTCATCGACGGCCACTGGTGGGTCGTGGGAGATTATCTTGAAAATGTCGGCAAATGCACAAAAAGGCTCGGGGCCAATGCCTATCCGCACCTCTATGGCGGCGGAGCTTCGGCCGGGCTCAAGGGCGCATCACCGGAAGTTTCGGGATACGCCAGACCAACAAAACAGATCGTCAGCCGTTTCAGGGACTGA
- a CDS encoding sodium:solute symporter: MQTLDLVIIIFFLASMAGYGIWQGRTNRTTGDYFLGGRNIPWIVAMFSIVATETSVLTFVSVPGIAFRGDWTFLQLAFGYIFGRILVSIVLLPLYFREGITSIYEVIGKRFGRNMQKLTSVVFLVTRILADGVRFLATAVIVEAVTGWSIPLSVLIIGIVTLVYTLSGGIRTIVWLDSVQFVLYLAGGLITIAFTLNGLGVGLPEALATIGAEGKLRIVDNDWHHLLSSPWALPSAVLGGMLISFASHGVDYMLVQRVLGCRDLGSARKAMIGSGLFVFIQFTIFLLAGSLIYLSAQGAEFQKDREFATFIVTYLPPGMKGLLMAGVLSAAMSTLSSSINSLASSTVTDLLGGTSTLQRSRLISLAWAAVLIGIALLFDESDTAIVILGLQIASFTYGGLLALFLLSNTKIKFHTFSLSGGLLTGMGSVFLLEYAGVAWTWYIACALAINICTTLLLEAVLRASGSSGSPARRD, translated from the coding sequence ATGCAGACTCTGGACCTGGTGATCATCATTTTCTTTCTGGCATCGATGGCCGGCTACGGTATCTGGCAGGGCCGTACCAACCGGACGACAGGGGATTACTTTCTCGGGGGAAGGAATATCCCCTGGATCGTGGCCATGTTTTCGATCGTGGCCACGGAAACCTCGGTTCTTACCTTCGTCAGCGTACCCGGCATCGCGTTCAGGGGCGACTGGACCTTTCTGCAGCTCGCCTTCGGCTACATTTTCGGCAGAATACTCGTCAGCATCGTGCTGCTGCCCCTGTATTTCCGTGAAGGCATCACCTCGATTTACGAAGTGATCGGAAAGCGGTTCGGCAGAAACATGCAGAAACTCACGTCGGTCGTTTTTCTCGTCACCAGAATTCTGGCTGACGGCGTACGGTTCCTCGCCACGGCGGTGATCGTCGAAGCCGTCACCGGCTGGTCCATCCCCCTGTCGGTGCTCATTATCGGCATCGTCACCCTCGTCTATACCCTCTCGGGCGGCATCCGCACGATCGTATGGCTCGACAGCGTCCAGTTCGTGCTCTACCTCGCCGGAGGACTCATCACCATAGCGTTTACCCTCAACGGGCTCGGCGTCGGCTTGCCGGAAGCGCTCGCGACAATCGGCGCCGAGGGAAAACTCAGAATCGTCGACAACGACTGGCATCATCTCCTCTCCAGTCCATGGGCTCTGCCGAGCGCCGTCCTCGGCGGCATGCTGATCTCTTTCGCCTCGCATGGCGTCGACTATATGTTGGTCCAGCGGGTTCTCGGATGCAGGGACCTCGGAAGCGCCCGCAAGGCCATGATCGGCAGCGGGCTGTTCGTCTTCATCCAGTTCACGATCTTTCTGCTGGCGGGATCGCTCATCTACCTGTCCGCGCAGGGCGCTGAATTCCAGAAAGACCGTGAATTCGCCACCTTCATCGTAACCTATCTTCCCCCCGGCATGAAAGGCCTTCTCATGGCGGGCGTTCTCTCGGCGGCGATGTCGACCCTCAGTTCATCCATCAATTCCCTTGCTTCGTCCACGGTAACCGATCTTCTTGGAGGAACATCGACACTGCAACGCTCCAGACTGATAAGTCTCGCCTGGGCGGCTGTGCTCATCGGCATCGCCCTGCTGTTCGACGAAAGCGATACGGCCATCGTCATTCTCGGCCTGCAGATAGCCTCGTTCACCTACGGAGGGCTGCTGGCGCTTTTCCTGCTGTCGAATACGAAAATTAAATTCCATACATTCAGCCTGTCGGGAGGCCTGCTGACAGGAATGGGCTCGGTATTCCTTCTCGAGTATGCCGGCGTGGCATGGACCTGGTATATCGCATGCGCCCTCGCAATCAACATCTGTACGACCCTGCTGCTCGAGGCCGTCCTGAGGGCGTCCGGCTCGAGCGGGAGTCCGGCTCGACGAGACTGA
- a CDS encoding exo-beta-N-acetylmuramidase NamZ family protein — MVHTGLDLLLRDTSSLKNRNIALIANQTSIDRDLEYSWSTLKKKGIAIQRIFSPEHGLFATEQDQVAVGDQPASGVQTVSLYGDSAETLLPAERFLQDIDLVMFDIQDIGTRYYTYSNTLAMFMEALDGRDTEIIVLDRPNPLGGRAVEGPMPDPAYRSFVGILPVPPRHGMTVGELALYYRDYKKLDIDLTVVGMEGWSRSMLFPETGLPWVVPSPNMPDWETALVYPGMCLFEGLNVSEGRGTTTPFLHFGAPFIEPENLRRKMASFGLEGVRFRPIYFKPSFHKFAGRTLGGLFLHIDDPHAFRPFTTGIALAAALHECYPDELEFLEEVYEFNNVHPAFDLLCGSGKQRSSIKKNAPLREIAAGWERDEAAFATVKRRFHLYE; from the coding sequence ATGGTACATACAGGCCTTGACCTCCTCCTCCGGGACACATCGTCCCTGAAAAACCGCAACATCGCGCTGATCGCCAACCAGACGTCGATCGACCGCGACCTCGAGTACTCATGGTCGACGCTGAAAAAAAAAGGCATCGCCATACAGCGAATCTTTTCTCCCGAACACGGCCTGTTCGCAACCGAACAGGACCAGGTTGCGGTCGGCGATCAACCCGCTTCAGGCGTTCAGACCGTCAGCCTCTACGGCGACTCCGCCGAAACGCTCCTGCCGGCAGAGCGTTTCCTGCAGGATATCGACCTCGTGATGTTCGACATCCAGGATATCGGCACGCGCTATTATACCTATAGCAACACGCTCGCCATGTTCATGGAGGCTCTCGACGGCAGGGATACCGAAATCATCGTGCTCGACCGTCCAAATCCTCTCGGCGGCAGGGCCGTGGAGGGCCCGATGCCCGACCCGGCTTACCGTTCGTTTGTCGGCATACTGCCTGTCCCGCCGCGTCACGGCATGACCGTCGGAGAGCTGGCGCTGTATTACCGGGATTACAAAAAACTCGATATCGACCTCACAGTCGTCGGGATGGAAGGCTGGAGCCGTTCGATGCTCTTCCCTGAAACAGGCCTCCCGTGGGTCGTGCCCTCTCCTAACATGCCGGACTGGGAAACCGCCCTGGTCTACCCCGGCATGTGCCTGTTTGAAGGGCTGAACGTCTCCGAAGGAAGAGGCACGACCACGCCCTTCCTCCATTTCGGCGCCCCGTTCATAGAACCGGAAAACCTGCGGCGGAAAATGGCGTCGTTCGGACTGGAAGGCGTACGGTTCCGCCCCATCTATTTCAAGCCCTCTTTCCACAAATTTGCCGGACGCACGCTGGGCGGACTGTTTCTGCACATCGACGATCCGCACGCCTTCCGGCCGTTCACAACGGGAATCGCGCTCGCGGCGGCGCTTCACGAATGCTATCCGGACGAGCTGGAATTTCTCGAAGAGGTCTATGAGTTCAACAACGTCCACCCTGCGTTCGACCTTCTCTGCGGCAGCGGAAAACAGAGAAGCTCGATCAAAAAAAACGCGCCATTGCGGGAGATCGCGGCCGGCTGGGAACGTGACGAGGCGGCATTCGCCACCGTGAAGCGGCGGTTTCATCTCTACGAGTAA
- a CDS encoding sugar phosphate nucleotidyltransferase yields MKAFILAAGHGTRLQPLTQHIPKPLIPVLNVPAICYALFLLKETGVDTVICNVHHHADQLRSFFRGGWDFGMDIHISDERDILGTGGGLKQCERLLDDGPFLLVNSDIIADFDLKAAVRTHRDSTNSGTLILFETPSAKTIGDVCTHGGKIVDFRNMLRSGRRSNLIYAGAAVLDPSIFRYLSPGFSSIVDTGYTGLISENALGSFLHTGLWQDIGTPQSLWAANTVSGEAFLKRFMTMRRLFGAGPNMIADTSVISRKARVYDSVVGAGCRICESALVEQAVILPGTVIEKNRIVRKEIVFPEGSLSIGVNTATG; encoded by the coding sequence ATGAAAGCATTCATCCTCGCCGCGGGTCACGGCACGAGACTCCAGCCCCTGACCCAGCACATCCCGAAACCCCTTATCCCGGTACTCAACGTTCCGGCCATCTGCTACGCCCTCTTCCTGCTGAAAGAAACCGGGGTGGACACGGTTATCTGCAACGTTCACCACCATGCCGACCAGCTCAGGTCTTTTTTTCGTGGAGGATGGGATTTCGGGATGGACATCCACATCTCGGATGAACGCGACATTCTTGGAACAGGCGGAGGGCTCAAGCAATGCGAACGACTGCTCGACGACGGCCCATTCCTGCTCGTCAACAGCGATATCATCGCCGATTTCGATCTGAAAGCCGCTGTCAGGACACATCGCGATTCGACCAACTCCGGCACCCTGATACTCTTCGAAACTCCGTCGGCAAAAACAATCGGCGACGTCTGCACACACGGAGGAAAGATCGTCGACTTCAGAAACATGCTGCGCTCCGGCCGGCGCTCCAACCTGATCTATGCAGGAGCCGCGGTTCTCGACCCCTCGATTTTCCGTTACCTTTCCCCCGGCTTTTCCAGTATCGTCGACACCGGTTACACGGGACTCATTTCCGAAAACGCCCTCGGCTCTTTTCTTCACACGGGGCTCTGGCAGGACATCGGCACCCCGCAAAGCCTCTGGGCGGCCAACACCGTTTCAGGTGAAGCCTTCCTGAAACGGTTTATGACCATGCGGCGTCTTTTCGGCGCCGGGCCGAATATGATAGCGGATACCAGCGTCATCAGCCGGAAAGCAAGGGTTTACGACTCGGTCGTCGGAGCGGGATGCCGTATCTGCGAAAGCGCCCTGGTCGAACAGGCCGTGATCCTTCCTGGAACCGTAATAGAAAAAAACCGTATCGTCAGAAAGGAGATCGTCTTTCCGGAAGGCTCGCTCTCCATCGGGGTAAATACAGCAACCGGATAA
- a CDS encoding aminoglycoside phosphotransferase family protein, producing MPFPQQQLGALFHDAVPDDIRIEPIAGDASSRRYFRIFSSHSSWILCIDDEFRAFQGKNYPFLAVQELLRSASVPVPEVLGCDKPQGMILLEDCGSIMLRDIARQHPGMLRSAYRNAVETMVAIQSVKSGHKSLPFDRLFDEEKLMFEFNFFLDNAPENAFAEKTVETLRKEFLAITRRLVLPGHFVLNHRDYHSRNILLKNRKPVIIDFQDARMGLPQYDAASLLRDSYVTLHCETVDELQRYHYDLLRQRRLTSMSRDEYLYLFDIMAFQRNVKALGTFFHQSFKLGKKEFGSHISPTLAYFPDYISRHPELETSGRIILNQLAGMSS from the coding sequence ATGCCTTTCCCACAGCAGCAGCTCGGCGCACTCTTTCACGATGCCGTGCCTGACGACATCAGGATCGAGCCCATTGCCGGCGACGCCTCCTCGCGGCGGTATTTCAGGATCTTCTCGTCACACTCCTCATGGATACTGTGCATCGACGACGAATTCCGGGCTTTTCAGGGCAAAAACTATCCGTTTCTCGCCGTGCAGGAACTGCTGCGTTCCGCCTCCGTTCCCGTACCCGAGGTCCTCGGCTGCGACAAGCCGCAAGGCATGATCCTTCTGGAGGACTGCGGCAGCATCATGCTGAGGGATATCGCCCGGCAGCATCCCGGGATGCTGCGTAGCGCATACAGAAACGCCGTAGAAACGATGGTTGCGATTCAGTCGGTGAAGAGCGGGCACAAGTCGCTGCCTTTCGACCGTCTTTTCGACGAAGAAAAACTCATGTTCGAATTCAACTTTTTCCTGGACAACGCGCCTGAAAACGCATTCGCCGAAAAAACCGTCGAAACTTTGCGGAAGGAGTTTCTCGCCATTACCCGCAGACTTGTTCTTCCCGGGCATTTCGTCCTGAACCACCGCGACTACCACAGCAGGAATATTCTTCTGAAAAACCGCAAACCGGTGATCATCGATTTCCAGGACGCGCGCATGGGCCTGCCCCAGTACGATGCGGCGTCCCTGCTCAGGGATTCCTATGTCACGCTTCATTGCGAAACGGTTGACGAATTGCAGCGCTATCATTACGACCTTCTCAGGCAACGCCGACTCACCTCGATGAGCCGCGACGAATATCTTTATCTTTTCGACATCATGGCTTTCCAGAGAAACGTCAAGGCGCTGGGCACATTTTTCCACCAGTCGTTCAAACTCGGAAAAAAAGAATTCGGCAGCCACATATCTCCCACGCTCGCCTATTTTCCGGACTACATTTCCCGACACCCGGAACTCGAAACATCCGGACGGATCATCCTGAACCAGCTTGCCGGCATGTCATCATGA
- a CDS encoding chlorosome envelope protein B — translation MSNGSNDLSGAITDLMNTVGKLGQQQIEVLNNGLKTVSDMVGPLGKTMTDLMGNMVNTVNQVLQNVSSTIGGGSK, via the coding sequence ATGTCAAACGGATCAAACGATTTGTCGGGCGCCATCACCGATCTCATGAACACCGTCGGCAAACTCGGCCAGCAGCAGATCGAGGTTCTCAACAACGGCCTCAAAACGGTTTCCGACATGGTCGGCCCTCTCGGCAAGACCATGACGGACCTGATGGGCAACATGGTCAATACCGTCAACCAGGTATTGCAGAACGTCTCCTCGACCATCGGCGGCGGTTCGAAGTAA